The nucleotide window CTGGTGGTGCCGCCCTTCGTCGAGCCGCACATTCACCTGGACGCCACCCTCACCGCTGGCGAGCCGCGCTGGAACATGAGCGGCACCTTGTTCGAAGGCATCGAGTGCTGGGGTGAACGCAAGGCCACCATCACCGAAGAAGACACCCGGACCCGCGCGACGAAAACCATCCAGGCCCTCGCCGCCCATGGAATCCAGCATGTGCGCACCCACGTCGACGTCACCGACCCCGCGCTCACCGCCCTCAAGGCCATGCTGGAAGTGCGCGAGCAAAACCGTCATCTGATCGACATGCAGATCGTCGCGTTTCCCCAGGAAGGCATCGAGTCCTACCGCAACGGCCGCGATCTGATGGAAGAAGCGATCCGCATGGGCGCCGACGTGGTGGGCGGCATTCCGCACTTCGAGTACACCCGCGACCAGGGCGTCAGCTCGGTGAAATTCCTGATGGACCTGGCCGAGCGCACCGGCTGCCTGGTGGACGTACATTGCGACGAAACCGACGACCCGCATTCGCGCTTCCTCGAAGTGCTGGCCGAGGAAGCCCGCAGCCGCGACATGGGTGCCCGGGTCACCGCCAGCCACACCACGGCCATGGGCTCCTACGACAACGCCTACTGCGCCAAGCTGTTTCGCCTGCTCGGGCACTCGGGCATCAGCTTCGTCTCCTGCCCCACCGAAAGCATCCACTTGCAGGGACGCTTCGACACCTTCCCGAAACGCCGCGGCGTCACCCGGGTCAATGAACTGCTGGAAGCCGGGATGAACGTGTGTTTCGGCCAGGACTCCATCGTCGATCCATGGTATCCCCTGGGCAACGGCAACATCCTGCGGGTACTCGAAGCCGGCCTGCACATCTGCCACATGCTTGGCTACCGCAACCTGCAAAGCGCCCTCGACCTGGTCACCGACAACAGCGCCAAGGCCATGGCCCTGGGCGAACGCTACGGGCTGGAAGCCGGACGCCCGGCGAACCTGCTGATCCTTTCGGCCGACAGCGACTATGAAGTGATCCGCAGCCAGGGGTTGCCGCTCTACTCGATTCGCAACGGTGAAGTGCTGATGAGGCGGCAGATGCCAGTGGTGGAGTTTGGGCCGCAGTTGGGCTGAGCGAGCCGACGATAGCGGTCTGTCCGTTGACCGTGAGGTGGCTGGCCCGACGCTATCGCGAGCAGGCTCGCTCCCACAGGGGGGATGCGGCGGACACAAGATGTATGCCTGCGAAGATCCAATGTGGGAGCGAACCTGCTCGCGATAGCGTCATCAGCCACACAGCAGGACGCTAAAGAAGCCGCGCCGCCCCAAACAAACTGAC belongs to Pseudomonas sp. B21-028 and includes:
- the codA gene encoding cytosine deaminase, producing MHIINARLRNREGLHELHLENGLIASIARQTEAPSLGPEDLDAGGNLVVPPFVEPHIHLDATLTAGEPRWNMSGTLFEGIECWGERKATITEEDTRTRATKTIQALAAHGIQHVRTHVDVTDPALTALKAMLEVREQNRHLIDMQIVAFPQEGIESYRNGRDLMEEAIRMGADVVGGIPHFEYTRDQGVSSVKFLMDLAERTGCLVDVHCDETDDPHSRFLEVLAEEARSRDMGARVTASHTTAMGSYDNAYCAKLFRLLGHSGISFVSCPTESIHLQGRFDTFPKRRGVTRVNELLEAGMNVCFGQDSIVDPWYPLGNGNILRVLEAGLHICHMLGYRNLQSALDLVTDNSAKAMALGERYGLEAGRPANLLILSADSDYEVIRSQGLPLYSIRNGEVLMRRQMPVVEFGPQLG